The following are from one region of the Geotrypetes seraphini chromosome 12, aGeoSer1.1, whole genome shotgun sequence genome:
- the LOC117346033 gene encoding uncharacterized protein LOC117346033 isoform X3 yields MLQKNILVFLLGLTVACDERFILFGQCKRRYTRNDESRSKIYDVFTATTKEHQPASETKKNTLDGKSPFLHNKLLAFGKNKALISIDLKKKINRTDQRRNSSETPLSDNLSSSMQDIHPDIFDYINNSNIKENYTYSVEIPEKIVPGNYSLFSTNVANSAINFMWDSHQNLNHSLVVANLQLFFTLYPILSKQFDCNTYISIDRNSELENCIDKAFSAYSQYKNLLLNTQSKMLNFVSELNPKKNRQTDKNNSVMSTLNSTIASITAMKKKKKYVKIAEKWSEEKNEPLLDVLQDKVIPHEEEYIKTLQSKKKYSFNKKENLSSNPIFFQTMFHIIHNSGIKKHILPELSQNSILGPQTTNITFRELRNPWKRETTKPMKMHKIVKPVLHNDNKRILVSLTFNINHVRKNAKDQSSEFNKESSRDKTKGNTMSMVTFIFLKNKRQSDKPIFMGKSQLLIENLGILIEMNNWKRKRKMILKMIHIRESKKNSDPKLMKLKRIKQFFQRESTLCTLNQCASPKLFSSIILSGNKDARSFHAKRISQNVHIFKLTLKLGEQDNSTNIGLEQNAILLDNGLLLKKKHVRIGGKSTTQRLAYTHFDELYSKVANDIKNPYQYENVNRNILDTREISAITETREDMPWNRHIQILNWGSSPFPRKSGPSNFDDVVLKYHKEILQIISNKYAINNKWTLTIHNVRVLTSVKKRKMSSAESISSVPENYVFKVKKTRKKRLKRELRNDNESMYYRKELSGKQINYFKELSRILKEVKDLSQHNDTRGGTDNSGRKFSSIQNIQKLFTTKKMSNGENPEMEQNSKTKMKHLVPYYVAKKDNYLENKSLDIKNDVQNSSDVIQNIEVSFPSKKLNKAEITLKENSRVDELNTEIFEPHHSETKPDFKLSVQFTEKNAHQTKSYPVSNILFSTQRHTNLENRLQNGTGKFSIKYELQKAKNKNFKNDSKYSGNSTESMNIGAATESMNIGAATESMNIGAATESMNIGAATESMNIGAATESMNIGAATESMNDPLLIKRQKKEKGLIRDQSILQSKDKKISTKTFDSLYKLKMDKHIKPNLMDIVKKIPDYKRNNASINVHIVMIPKGFLNRLTSGLIANAAIFAVIFFFFILAVVFLLYRESKFCGILEHLVERIASKSDTAEELLPLKSSSAIINYPKYYAKESQVINSNEQEDSISSPNFPTKEVPNSRQFQTPGVTTNVNDVCKSGIAEKLSSVQMKIISDSSDEDDIDNTYRSMVGI; encoded by the exons aTGTTTTCACTGCTACCACAAAAGAACATCAGCCAGCATCAGAGACAAAAAAGAACACCTTAGATGGAAAATCACCATTTCTGCACAATAAACTATTGGCATTTGGAAAAAATAAAGCTCTAATTTCTATTGATCTGAAGAAAAAGATAAacagaacagatcagagaaggaatTCATCAGAAACACCATTATCTGATAATTTGAGTTCTTCTATGCAAGATATACACCCAGATATTTTTGACTATATTAATAACAGTAATATTAAAGAAAATTATACCTACTCAGTAGAAATACCAGAAAAGATAGTGCCTGGAAACTATTCATTATTTAGTACAAATGTGGCTAATTCAGCAATTAATTTTATGTGGGATTCACATCAAAATCTGAATCACTCTTTAGTTGTTGCTAATTTACAACTCTTTTTCACTTTATATCCAATACTTTCAAAGCAGTTTGATTGTAACACTTATATTTCCATAGATAGAAATTCTGAGCTAGAAAACTGTATTGACAAAGCATTTAGTGCATATTCTCAGTATAAAAATTTATTACTAAACACTCAATCAAAAATGTTGAACTTTGTGTCTGAATTAAATCCAAAAAAgaacagacagacagataaaAACAATTCTGTAATGTCTACATTAAATAGCACAATAGCCTCTATCACAgctatgaaaaagaaaaagaaatacgtGAAAATAGCTGAAAAATGGTCAGAAGAGAAAAATGAGCCACTTTTAGATGTTCTCCAAGACAAGGTGATACCTCATGAAGAAGAATATatcaaaacactgcaatcaaagaaaaaatattcattcaataaaaaagaaaatttatcATCAAATCCTATATTTTTTCAAACCATGTTTCACATAATCCACAATAGTggcataaaaaaacacattttaccAGAACTGAGCCAGAATAGCATACTTGGTCCACAGACCACAAATATTACATTTAGAGAGCTTAGAAATCCATGGAAAAGGGAAACAACTAAaccaatgaaaatgcataaaataGTTAAACCAGTTCTACACAATGACAATAAAAGAATCTTAGTTTCACTTACATTTAACATAAATCATGTCAGAAAAAATGCAAAAGATCAGAGCTCAGAATTCAACAAAGAATCTTCCAGAGATAAAACCAAGGGAAATACAATGAGCATGGTTACCTTCATTTTCTTGAAGAATAAAAGACAAAGTGATAAACCTATTTTTATGGGAAAATCACAGCTTTTAATAGAAAACCTGGGAATACTTATTGAGATGAACAattggaaaaggaaaagaaagatgaTCCTTAAGATGATACATATAAGAGAAAGTAAAAAGAATTCTGACCCCAAACTTATGAAATTAAAGAGAATAAAGCAattctttcaaagagaaagtaCTTTATGTACTTTAAATCAATGTGCATCTCCAAAATTATTTTCATCAATTATCTTGTCTGGAAATAAAGATGCAAGATCATTTCATGCTAAAAGAATATCACAGAATGTACACATTTTTAAACTAACTTTAAAATTGGGTGAACAAGACAATAGCACAAATATAGGACTGGAGCAAAATGCTATACTACTTGATAATGGATTGCTTTTAAAGAAAAAACATGTCAGAATAGGAGGAAAATCGACAACACAAAGGTTGGCTTATACGCATTTTGATGAGCTGTATAGTAAGGTTGCTAATGATATAAAAAATCCCTATCAGTATGAAAATGTTAATAGAAATATTTTGGATACAAGAGAAATTTCTGCCATAACAGAAACAAGAGAGGACATGCCTTGGAATAGACACATACAGATTCTTAATTGGggttcttccccttttcccagAAAATCTGGCCCTTCTAATTTTGATGATGTGGTGTTAAAATATCATAAAGAGATTTTACAAATTATATCTAACAAATATGCAATAAATAACAAATGGACATTGACTATCCATAATGTCAGAGTTCTAACAagtgttaaaaaaagaaagatgtcttCTGCAGAAAGCATTTCTTCAGTGCCTGAAAACTATGTTTTTAAAGTCAAGAAAACAAGAAAGAAGCGATTAAAAAGAGAATTAAGAAATGATAACGAATCAATGTATTACAGGAAAGAACTTTCTGGaaaacaaattaattattttaaagAGCTTTCAAGAATTCTAAAAGAAGTGAAAGATTTAAGTCAGCACAATGACACAAGAGGAGGCACAGATAACTCTGGAAGAAAATTCAGCAGTATTCAAAATATTCAAAAGTTGTTTACCACTAAAAAGATGAGTAATGGTGAAAACCCAGAGATGGAGCAAAATAGCAAAACTAAAATGAAACATCTTGTACCATACTATGTAGCAAAAAAGGACAATTATTTAGAAAATAAATCACTAGACATTAAAAATGATGTCCAAAATTCATCAGATGTAATCCAAAATATTGAAGTGTCATTTCCTTCAAAGAAACTAAATAAAGCAGAAATCACACTGAAAGAAAACAGCAGAGTTGATGAATTAAATACAGAAATTTTTGAACCACACCATAGTGAAACTAAGCCAGATTTTAAATTATCGGTACAATTTACTGAAAAAAATGCTCACCAAACTAAGTCATATCCtgtttcaaatattttattttctacaCAAAGACATACAAACTTAGAAAATCGGCTGCAAAATGGAACTGGCAAATTCAGTATAAAATATGAACTTCAAAAAGCAAAGAACAAGAACTTTAAAAATGATTCAAAATATAGTGGTAATTCAACTGAAAGTATGAATATAGGAGCTGCAACTGAAAGTATGAATATAGGAGCTGCAACTGAAAGTATGAATATAGGAGCTGCAACTGAAAGTATGAATATAGGAGCTGCAACTGAAAGTATGAATATAGGAGCTGCAACTGAAAGTATGAATATAGGAGCTGCAACTGAGAGTATGAATGACCCACTTCTTATAAaaagacaaaagaaagaaaaaggcctTATACGAGATCAATCTATCTTACAAAGCAAAGATAAAAAAATAAGCACGAAAACATTTGATTCATTATATAAACTGAAAATGGACAAGCATATAAAACCAAATCTTATGGATATTGTTAAGAAAATACCAGACTATAAAAGAAATAATGCATCAATAAATGTTCATATTGTAATGATTCCGAAAG GATTTTTGAACCGTTTGACTTCAGGTCTAATAGCAAATGCTGCTATTTTTGCTgttatattctttttctttatccTGGCAGTAGTATTCCTGTTATATAGGGAAAG TAAATTCTGTGGAATCCTTGAACATTTGGTGGAGAGGATTGCAAGCAAATCTGATACAGCAGAAGAGTTACTTCCACTAAAGAGTTCTTCCGCTATCATTAATTATCCCAAATATTATGCTAAAGAATCCCAG